Proteins found in one Candidatus Poribacteria bacterium genomic segment:
- a CDS encoding B12-binding domain-containing radical SAM protein, with the protein MAREVRFVLICPTSPYWRTTKAGKHRGARAFRFSMLPSLYVAASMPPYVQTRIIDEDVEPIDYDIEADLVGVSFMTFNAPRAYEIGDRFRAKGIPVIFGGFHPSFLPEEAIQHADSVCIGEAESNVPKMMEDFAAGRLQPFYDGGPADLSGLPVPDRNLIRRSSYITPDVMQATRGCPYRCTFCSVAAFSRYTFRKRPVDEVVDELRGLGGNVLFMDDNIIGEPDYAKELFAAMIPLKKRWLSQCSIRLASDAELLRLASASGCCGIFIGIESLSQDNLTAWNKHVNRAKDYVRAIEQIHQAGIGVYTGVVFGMDWDTPDVFRQTLEFLDTARVDALQATILTPFPGTPLFDEMDRAGRIVDKDWGHYDFGHVVFDPVHMSPETLKTGMDWVSSQFYSRRRVARRLVRAFGYLPPSVVLRAIAPLNLGYRLRHRAFGTFERGRTFTPPTSAA; encoded by the coding sequence ATGGCACGCGAGGTTCGGTTTGTGCTCATCTGTCCAACCTCTCCCTACTGGCGCACGACCAAAGCCGGCAAGCATCGCGGGGCGCGAGCCTTCCGCTTCTCGATGCTGCCGAGCCTCTACGTCGCTGCGTCGATGCCGCCGTACGTCCAGACGCGCATCATCGACGAGGACGTCGAGCCCATCGACTACGACATCGAGGCGGACCTCGTCGGCGTATCGTTCATGACGTTCAACGCGCCGCGCGCCTACGAGATCGGGGATCGGTTCCGAGCGAAGGGCATCCCGGTCATCTTCGGCGGGTTCCATCCCTCGTTCCTGCCCGAAGAGGCGATCCAGCACGCAGACTCGGTGTGCATCGGCGAGGCTGAGAGCAACGTCCCCAAGATGATGGAGGACTTCGCGGCGGGACGGCTCCAGCCGTTCTACGACGGAGGTCCCGCCGACCTTTCCGGCTTGCCCGTTCCCGACCGGAACCTGATCCGCCGATCGAGCTACATCACTCCGGACGTGATGCAGGCGACGCGCGGCTGCCCGTACCGATGCACCTTCTGCTCCGTCGCGGCGTTCAGCCGGTACACGTTCCGCAAGCGTCCCGTCGACGAGGTGGTCGACGAACTGCGGGGGTTGGGCGGGAACGTCCTCTTCATGGACGACAACATCATCGGTGAGCCGGACTACGCGAAGGAGCTCTTCGCGGCGATGATCCCGCTGAAGAAGCGGTGGCTCAGCCAGTGCAGCATCCGACTGGCGTCCGACGCGGAACTACTGCGGCTGGCGTCCGCGAGCGGATGCTGCGGCATCTTCATCGGAATCGAGTCGCTGTCGCAGGACAACCTGACCGCCTGGAACAAGCACGTGAATCGGGCGAAGGACTACGTCCGCGCCATCGAGCAGATCCATCAGGCGGGCATCGGCGTCTACACGGGCGTCGTGTTCGGAATGGACTGGGACACGCCAGACGTGTTCCGCCAGACGCTGGAGTTCCTCGACACGGCGCGCGTCGACGCGCTTCAGGCGACCATCTTGACGCCCTTCCCTGGAACGCCGTTGTTCGACGAGATGGATCGCGCCGGTCGGATCGTTGACAAGGATTGGGGTCATTATGATTTCGGACACGTCGTGTTCGACCCGGTTCATATGAGTCCGGAGACGCTCAAGACGGGCATGGATTGGGTTTCGAGCCAGTTCTATTCCCGTCGGCGGGTGGCTCGCCGCCTGGTGCGGGCGTTCGGCTACCTGCCGCCATCGGTGGTCCTGCGGGCGATCGCGCCCCTGAACCTGGGGTATCGACTGCGCCATCGAGCGTTCGGCACGTTCGAGCGCGGCAGAACCTTCACGCCGCCCACGAGCGCCGCATAG
- a CDS encoding Gfo/Idh/MocA family oxidoreductase: MSVRVGFVGVGGMAGAHLGTLRKFEDVELVALCDINPDILARRAQENSVSKTYADYRRMLDSEDLDVVYVCVPPFAHADIEEHVAAKGCAVFSEKPVCLRMEDALRKYEAIRKAGVVNAVGYCVRYLNTVDTMLDRVKDRKLEVANGHYMGGMPGGPGHWWRQRNKSGGQLIEQTTHILDLALYVVGDVAAVGGGFVTRTPVDETADVDNASIVFLYYENGCVGTITSACMLSQGFKTPGIDLFAKDFILEFDYGKLKVRTPDATEEFKTEVNMVEAEDRVFIDAVKSKNTSKIRAPYAAAVKTLEASVLAYEAAQKRTILETSFKG, from the coding sequence ATGAGCGTTCGAGTCGGATTCGTGGGCGTGGGCGGCATGGCGGGCGCGCATCTGGGCACGCTGCGGAAGTTCGAAGACGTCGAGCTGGTCGCCCTGTGCGACATCAACCCGGACATCCTCGCTCGGCGCGCTCAGGAGAACTCGGTATCCAAGACCTATGCTGACTACCGACGGATGCTGGACTCGGAGGACCTGGACGTCGTGTACGTCTGCGTGCCGCCGTTCGCGCACGCCGACATCGAAGAGCACGTCGCCGCGAAGGGCTGCGCGGTCTTCTCCGAGAAGCCCGTCTGCCTGCGGATGGAGGACGCGCTGCGGAAGTATGAGGCGATCAGGAAGGCGGGCGTCGTCAACGCCGTCGGGTACTGCGTCCGCTACCTGAACACGGTCGATACCATGCTCGACCGAGTGAAGGACAGGAAGCTGGAAGTCGCCAACGGTCACTATATGGGCGGGATGCCGGGCGGACCCGGGCACTGGTGGCGTCAGCGGAACAAGTCCGGCGGGCAGCTCATTGAGCAGACGACGCACATCCTCGACCTGGCGCTCTACGTCGTGGGCGACGTCGCGGCCGTCGGCGGCGGATTCGTGACCCGGACGCCCGTCGACGAGACGGCGGACGTAGACAACGCCAGCATCGTGTTCCTCTACTACGAGAATGGCTGTGTCGGGACCATCACATCGGCGTGCATGCTGTCACAGGGGTTCAAGACGCCGGGCATCGACCTGTTCGCTAAGGACTTCATCCTCGAGTTCGACTACGGGAAGCTGAAGGTGCGCACGCCCGACGCGACCGAGGAGTTCAAGACCGAGGTGAACATGGTCGAAGCCGAGGATCGCGTCTTCATCGACGCCGTGAAGTCAAAGAACACATCGAAGATCCGCGCGCCGTACGCGGCTGCAGTCAAGACGCTCGAAGCCTCGGTTCTCGCCTACGAAGCAGCGCAGAAGCGCACGATCTTGGAGACGTCCTTCAAGGGCTAG
- a CDS encoding DUF5050 domain-containing protein codes for MAGLAAGQQIAFSSDRGGNADIFVMASDGADQKPLTNHVAGDWRPSWSPDGRRIAFDSMRDGNYEIYLMDADGTNLKRLTTDPARDYAPSWSPNGGKIAFTSDRDGNEEVYVMNADGTAQTNLTNNPAPDFGPAWSPDARHIAFTSRRHGNLDIYTMNAEGARLTRLTDEPAWDYSPSWSPDGRQIAFTSERDTNGEIYVMDSDGAGQTRLTNDPAWDRTPSWSPNGRQIAFSSARDGNWNYEIYVMDADGAGQVRLTHNPANDSSPDWGPPGLAVPRRETATSLWARIKTST; via the coding sequence ATGGCTGGCCTTGCCGCCGGCCAGCAGATCGCGTTCTCCTCCGACCGCGGCGGCAACGCGGACATCTTTGTCATGGCATCGGATGGAGCAGACCAGAAGCCTCTAACAAACCACGTTGCGGGTGACTGGCGCCCGTCTTGGTCGCCGGACGGACGGAGGATCGCCTTCGACTCTATGCGCGACGGGAACTACGAGATCTATCTCATGGACGCGGACGGCACCAACCTGAAGCGCCTGACGACCGACCCCGCCCGGGACTATGCACCATCCTGGTCGCCGAACGGCGGCAAGATTGCCTTCACGTCCGACCGTGACGGGAACGAGGAAGTCTACGTCATGAACGCGGACGGCACAGCCCAAACCAATCTGACGAACAACCCGGCGCCGGATTTCGGTCCGGCTTGGTCGCCTGATGCACGGCACATCGCTTTCACTTCGCGACGCCATGGGAATCTGGACATCTATACCATGAACGCGGAGGGAGCGCGTCTGACACGCCTGACGGACGAACCCGCATGGGACTATTCGCCATCCTGGTCACCAGATGGACGGCAAATCGCGTTTACCTCGGAACGCGACACGAACGGCGAGATCTATGTCATGGACTCGGACGGAGCAGGACAGACGCGTCTGACGAACGATCCGGCCTGGGATAGAACCCCGTCTTGGTCACCGAATGGGCGACAGATCGCCTTCTCCTCCGCCCGCGACGGGAACTGGAACTACGAGATCTACGTCATGGACGCGGACGGGGCGGGACAGGTACGTCTGACCCACAACCCCGCCAACGATTCATCGCCTGACTGGGGCCCGCCGGGCCTTGCTGTACCTCGCCGCGAAACGGCAACGTCGTTGTGGGCTCGCATCAAGACCTCCACCTGA
- a CDS encoding DUF1501 domain-containing protein, with product MNILLIAVDTLRAQQLSCYGYGRPTSPAIDALAREGVLFEEMIASAIPTHPSFTTLYTGQHPMTHGVVAHEGDIDLARKTPLLASTLLRNGWTTCAVDNLATARDWFLRGYEFYIDPSQRRSLGLMVTCEQQNIRAVEFLRKYGGEQFFLFIHYWDPHTPYLPPERYRTMFYDGDARTASDPANRSLDALWRHPLGKAWRDTWFRALGGNITDAEYVRGLYDGSIRYVDDGIGALLTALDETGRANDTLVVLMGDHGECLGEHGVWYDHHGLYEENVHVPFILRFPGNLPAGVRIPQTVQTMDIAPTILDLAGVQTPETMEGRSLAPMANGEPIEPLKRVITPECTWQAKWALRTEDWKFILARSVDYYGSPPRELYDRRSDPLELRNIAEDKPEIAAELEAELEDWIASEVSRLNRTGDPVAEQGVEKFARRWGSA from the coding sequence ATGAACATCCTTCTGATCGCCGTGGACACGCTCCGTGCCCAGCAGTTGTCCTGCTACGGGTACGGACGACCCACCAGCCCCGCCATCGACGCGCTCGCGCGCGAAGGCGTGCTCTTCGAGGAGATGATCGCCTCGGCGATCCCTACACATCCGTCGTTCACGACGCTCTACACGGGCCAGCACCCGATGACGCATGGCGTCGTCGCCCATGAGGGTGACATCGACCTGGCGCGCAAGACGCCACTCCTCGCTTCGACGCTTCTGAGGAACGGTTGGACGACCTGCGCCGTGGACAATCTGGCGACTGCCCGCGACTGGTTCCTGCGCGGCTACGAGTTCTACATCGACCCGTCACAGCGAAGGTCGCTGGGACTCATGGTGACGTGCGAGCAGCAGAACATCCGCGCGGTCGAGTTCCTGCGGAAGTACGGCGGCGAGCAGTTTTTCCTGTTCATCCACTATTGGGACCCGCACACGCCCTATCTGCCGCCCGAGCGCTATCGGACGATGTTCTACGACGGCGACGCGAGGACCGCGTCTGACCCGGCGAATCGGTCGCTCGACGCCCTGTGGCGCCATCCGCTGGGCAAGGCATGGCGCGACACCTGGTTCCGGGCGCTGGGCGGGAACATCACGGACGCCGAGTACGTGCGGGGGCTCTACGACGGCAGCATCCGGTATGTGGACGACGGCATCGGTGCGTTGCTGACTGCCCTCGACGAGACGGGGCGCGCGAACGACACGCTGGTCGTCCTGATGGGCGACCACGGGGAGTGCCTCGGCGAGCACGGCGTCTGGTACGACCATCACGGGCTCTACGAGGAGAACGTCCACGTGCCGTTCATTCTCAGGTTCCCTGGGAATCTGCCCGCTGGCGTGCGGATCCCGCAAACAGTTCAGACGATGGACATCGCGCCGACGATCCTCGATCTCGCTGGCGTCCAGACGCCCGAGACGATGGAGGGACGAAGCCTCGCGCCGATGGCGAACGGAGAGCCGATAGAGCCGCTGAAGCGGGTCATCACGCCCGAATGCACCTGGCAGGCGAAGTGGGCGCTCCGCACGGAGGACTGGAAGTTCATCCTCGCGCGATCCGTCGACTACTACGGCTCGCCGCCGCGCGAGCTCTACGACCGCCGCTCCGATCCCCTGGAGCTTCGGAACATCGCCGAGGACAAACCGGAGATCGCCGCCGAGCTCGAAGCGGAGCTCGAAGACTGGATCGCGAGCGAAGTAAGCCGTCTGAACCGCACGGGCGATCCCGTCGCGGAGCAGGGGGTCGAGAAGTTCGCGCGGCGCTGGGGCTCCGCCTAG
- a CDS encoding arsenate reductase ArsC, which yields MRRGVLFLCVANSARSQMAEAIARSLLPPGTTVYSAGSDPSRINPVAIEVLAEIGLDASWQHAKGLDAVPLDRVCLVVTLCAEEVCPPLPPGIRHVHMPLSDPARVTESPQASRDAFRAVRDELESRLPELLASQFRPA from the coding sequence ATGAGGCGCGGCGTGCTGTTCCTCTGCGTCGCGAACTCGGCCCGCAGCCAGATGGCGGAGGCGATCGCCCGCAGCCTGCTACCGCCCGGAACAACCGTCTACAGCGCTGGGAGCGATCCGTCTCGCATCAACCCGGTCGCCATCGAAGTCCTCGCTGAGATCGGGCTGGACGCCTCGTGGCAGCATGCGAAAGGGCTCGATGCGGTTCCACTGGATCGAGTTTGCCTCGTCGTGACGCTGTGCGCCGAGGAAGTGTGTCCCCCGTTGCCACCCGGTATCCGACACGTTCACATGCCGCTGTCCGATCCCGCCCGGGTGACGGAATCGCCACAGGCGTCGCGCGACGCCTTCCGCGCGGTCCGGGACGAACTCGAAAGCCGACTGCCGGAGCTCCTTGCTAGCCAGTTCCGTCCTGCCTGA